A part of Lacinutrix sp. 5H-3-7-4 genomic DNA contains:
- the atpG gene encoding ATP synthase F1 subunit gamma: MANLKEIRNRISSVSSTMQITSAMKMVSAAKLKKAQDAITAMRPYSDKLTELLQSLSATLDEDAGSKFSTQREVNNVLIVAISSNRGLAGAFNSNIIKQTQNLVDNVYAGKNVSVLAIGKKINDAFSKQGIVIDNKSDIYDDLSFNNVAAIAETLMDKFVDGEFDKIEVVYNKFKNAATQIVMTEQFLPIMPIEGSEANVNADYIFEPSKVEIIEELIPKSLKTQLYKGIRDSFASEHGARMTAMHKATDNATELRDQLKLTYNKARQAAITNEILEIVGGAEALNN, encoded by the coding sequence ATGGCGAATCTAAAAGAAATACGTAATAGAATATCTTCAGTGTCTTCAACGATGCAGATTACCAGTGCTATGAAAATGGTATCTGCTGCAAAGTTAAAAAAGGCTCAAGACGCTATTACTGCAATGCGTCCTTATTCAGATAAATTAACAGAGCTTTTACAAAGCTTAAGTGCTACTTTAGATGAAGATGCTGGAAGCAAATTTTCAACGCAACGAGAAGTAAATAATGTTTTAATTGTAGCTATAAGTTCTAATAGAGGTCTTGCAGGTGCATTTAACTCTAACATTATTAAGCAAACACAAAATTTGGTTGATAATGTATATGCAGGTAAAAACGTATCGGTTTTAGCAATAGGAAAGAAAATTAATGATGCTTTTTCTAAACAAGGTATTGTTATAGATAACAAAAGCGATATATACGACGACTTATCTTTTAATAATGTGGCAGCTATTGCTGAAACTTTAATGGATAAATTTGTTGATGGTGAGTTTGACAAAATTGAAGTTGTATACAATAAGTTTAAAAATGCCGCTACTCAAATAGTAATGACAGAGCAGTTTTTGCCTATCATGCCTATTGAAGGAAGTGAAGCAAATGTAAATGCAGATTATATATTTGAACCGTCTAAAGTTGAAATAATAGAAGAGTTAATACCTAAATCTTTAAAAACCCAATTATATAAAGGTATTAGAGACTCTTTCGCTTCAGAGCATGGTGCACGTATGACGGCTATGCACAAAGCAACAGATAACGCTACAGAGCTTAGAGACCAGCTTAAATTAACTTATAATAAAGCACGTCAAGCTGCAATTACTAATGAGATACTTGAGATTGTTGGTGGAGCAGAAGCATTAAATAACTAA
- a CDS encoding oligosaccharide flippase family protein yields the protein MGGFKSLFKQTFIYGLATVLPRMLSFILVPLYTDPTVLSTAEYGRVSFIFAYFVLFNVILAYGMETAFFRFFNKNDNPENVTNTSATSIILSSFSLLGIAFLFRNQIGSLVNIELKYLNLVFLVLLLDALVIIPFAWLRATAKPMRYAVIKILNVAVNLGLNVFLLLYLKDLAQNNNVFSSIYKPDFEISYIFISNVIASGVTLLILLPFYTKIKFRIDAVLWKKMMKYAMPVLIAGIAYSINETFDRILLEQLLPENIADEQIGMYSACYKLALFMTLFATAFRLGIEPYFFSHSKTKNPQKNYAKILEFFVAFGSVIFLSVVIFADVLKPYIIRSEDYYQAMWIVPFILLANFCLGIYHNLSVWYKITDRTKYGAYISVFGAIVTLLLNYILIPIIGYKGSAIATLSAYLIMMLLSFYYGKKYYPIPYNLKKIVLYFSVSTLFSMVYFYNFRGNYFIGIGALIVFLGIVFQLEKKEVKQILKSK from the coding sequence TTGGGCGGATTTAAATCTCTTTTTAAACAAACATTCATTTATGGCTTAGCAACAGTGTTGCCTAGAATGTTAAGCTTTATTTTAGTACCGCTTTATACAGATCCTACAGTTTTATCTACTGCAGAATATGGTCGAGTTTCTTTTATATTCGCATACTTTGTACTATTTAATGTTATTCTGGCGTATGGTATGGAAACCGCATTTTTTAGGTTTTTTAATAAAAACGATAACCCGGAAAATGTAACAAATACATCCGCAACATCAATAATTTTAAGCTCGTTTAGCTTATTAGGTATAGCCTTTTTATTTAGAAATCAAATAGGTTCACTTGTAAACATTGAGCTTAAATATCTTAATCTAGTTTTTTTAGTCTTACTATTAGATGCTTTAGTAATTATACCGTTTGCATGGTTAAGAGCAACTGCAAAGCCTATGCGATATGCAGTTATAAAAATTTTAAATGTAGCTGTAAACTTAGGTTTAAATGTTTTTCTATTACTCTACTTAAAAGACTTAGCACAAAACAACAATGTATTTAGTAGCATTTATAAGCCCGATTTTGAAATTAGTTATATATTTATTTCTAATGTAATAGCTAGTGGTGTTACACTTTTAATTTTACTGCCATTTTATACTAAAATCAAGTTTCGTATTGATGCCGTTTTATGGAAAAAAATGATGAAATACGCCATGCCCGTTTTAATTGCTGGTATAGCTTATTCTATAAACGAAACTTTTGATCGTATTCTACTTGAACAATTATTACCAGAAAATATAGCCGATGAGCAAATTGGCATGTACTCGGCTTGTTACAAACTAGCTTTGTTTATGACGCTGTTTGCAACAGCATTTAGATTAGGAATAGAACCATACTTTTTTAGCCACTCTAAAACCAAAAACCCTCAAAAAAATTACGCTAAAATTTTAGAGTTTTTTGTAGCATTTGGATCAGTTATTTTTTTAAGCGTTGTAATATTTGCAGATGTTTTAAAACCATACATAATTAGAAGTGAAGATTATTATCAAGCCATGTGGATTGTTCCTTTTATACTTTTAGCCAACTTTTGCTTAGGTATTTATCACAACTTATCTGTTTGGTATAAAATAACAGATCGTACAAAGTATGGTGCTTACATTTCGGTGTTTGGAGCAATAGTCACACTATTATTAAATTACATATTAATTCCTATAATTGGTTATAAAGGCTCTGCTATAGCAACGCTTTCAGCTTATTTAATAATGATGCTACTATCATTTTATTATGGAAAAAAGTACTACCCAATTCCATATAATTTAAAAAAGATTGTACTTTACTTTAGTGTTTCAACATTATTTTCAATGGTTTACTTCTATAATTTTAGAGGTAATTATTTTATAGGAATTGGAGCATTAATTGTATTTTTAGGCATTGTTTTTCAGCTTGAAAAAAAAGAAGTAAAACAAATATTAAAAAGTAAATAA
- the dut gene encoding dUTP diphosphatase, which translates to MQIKIINKSAHALPHYETNASAGMDLRANLNESIVLKPMERTIVPTGLFLELPVGIEAQVRPRSGLAAKKGITVLNAPGTVDADYRGEVGVILINLSTQDFTIENGERIAQLVIAKHERVEWEQVEILSQTKRGEGGFGSTGVK; encoded by the coding sequence ATGCAAATTAAAATAATAAACAAATCAGCTCACGCTTTACCGCACTACGAAACTAATGCATCTGCAGGAATGGATTTAAGAGCAAACTTAAACGAAAGTATTGTTTTAAAACCTATGGAACGTACTATTGTTCCAACAGGCTTGTTTTTAGAGCTGCCAGTTGGTATTGAAGCACAAGTAAGGCCAAGAAGTGGTTTAGCAGCAAAAAAAGGCATTACAGTACTTAATGCACCAGGAACGGTTGATGCAGATTATAGAGGAGAAGTTGGTGTGATTTTAATAAACCTATCAACTCAGGATTTTACAATAGAGAATGGCGAGCGTATTGCTCAATTAGTAATAGCAAAACATGAACGAGTAGAATGGGAACAAGTTGAAATACTTTCACAAACTAAGCGTGGCGAAGGTGGTTTTGGAAGCACAGGAGTAAAATAA
- a CDS encoding sugar phosphate nucleotidyltransferase: MKIIVPMAGRGSRLRPHSLTVPKPLIPVAGQPIVHRLVKDIAKVLNQPIEEIAFVLGDPAWFGDDVVESLKALAESLGAKASIYRQDQPLGTGHAIMCAKESLSGPAVIAYADTLIRADFNLDPDADAVIWVKQVEKPEAYGVVKLNDKKEIVELVEKPEQFVSDLAVIGIYYFKEVSVLKAELQKVLDNNIINGGEYQINDGIKGMMANGKVFKTGEVSEWMDCGNKTVTLETNQRMLGFLQADGEEQLVSSTVKKDNATIIEPCYIGENVVLTNTTIGPNVSIGNNCVIENSTVKNSLIQNETTIKNANLDEAMIGNHVKYDGKFTKISIGDYSVLE; the protein is encoded by the coding sequence ATGAAAATAATAGTACCAATGGCAGGACGAGGTTCTCGTTTACGCCCACATAGTTTAACAGTGCCAAAACCATTAATTCCGGTTGCAGGTCAACCTATTGTACATCGTTTAGTAAAAGATATAGCAAAGGTTTTAAACCAACCAATAGAAGAAATAGCTTTTGTATTAGGTGATCCAGCATGGTTTGGTGATGATGTTGTAGAAAGTTTAAAAGCATTAGCAGAAAGCTTAGGTGCAAAAGCCTCAATTTATCGTCAAGACCAACCATTAGGAACTGGTCACGCTATAATGTGTGCAAAAGAATCCTTATCTGGACCAGCAGTAATTGCCTATGCAGATACTTTAATTCGTGCAGATTTTAATTTAGATCCAGATGCAGATGCTGTAATTTGGGTAAAACAAGTTGAAAAGCCAGAAGCTTATGGTGTTGTTAAACTAAATGACAAAAAAGAAATTGTAGAATTAGTTGAAAAACCAGAACAATTTGTAAGCGATTTAGCAGTAATTGGCATCTATTATTTTAAAGAAGTATCTGTATTAAAAGCTGAACTTCAAAAAGTACTAGATAATAATATTATTAATGGTGGTGAATACCAAATTAACGATGGTATAAAAGGCATGATGGCTAATGGAAAAGTTTTTAAAACAGGTGAAGTTAGCGAATGGATGGACTGTGGAAATAAAACTGTAACCTTAGAAACTAACCAACGCATGCTTGGCTTTTTACAGGCAGATGGCGAAGAGCAATTAGTGTCATCTACAGTAAAAAAGGATAATGCAACTATTATAGAGCCATGTTATATTGGTGAAAATGTGGTGTTAACCAATACCACAATTGGGCCTAACGTTTCTATAGGGAATAATTGTGTTATTGAAAACTCAACCGTTAAAAATAGTTTAATTCAAAACGAAACCACAATAAAAAATGCTAATTTAGATGAAGCTATGATTGGTAACCACGTAAAATATGATGGTAAATTTACCAAAATTAGTATAGGAGATTATTCTGTTTTGGAATAA
- a CDS encoding antibiotic biosynthesis monooxygenase — MYIVLYSFVIKPAKEQKFLIAWKELTALIIKYEGGLGSRLHLEKPLNYIAYAQWPNKETFTNAGDNLPETAEKLRNIMKESCETIKVLNKLEVVEDLLLK; from the coding sequence ATGTATATAGTTCTTTATTCATTTGTAATTAAACCCGCAAAAGAACAAAAATTCTTAATTGCTTGGAAAGAATTAACTGCGTTAATTATAAAATACGAAGGCGGTTTAGGATCTAGGTTACATTTAGAAAAACCATTAAATTATATAGCTTACGCACAATGGCCAAATAAAGAAACATTTACAAACGCAGGAGATAATTTACCAGAAACAGCAGAAAAACTGCGAAACATAATGAAGGAATCTTGCGAAACAATTAAAGTTTTAAATAAACTTGAAGTAGTAGAAGATTTACTATTAAAATAA
- a CDS encoding lipopolysaccharide assembly protein LapB: MTNKHFKILLFILGIYLLPQYNAAQVDFNNVPQDDLGNVKSEFQDLFYEALKQKGIENYDKAVVALQKCLEIDDSESILYFELGKNYNKLKNFGAAEDALKKAVSKDPDNEWYLDELYEAYAQQKDYDKAIKTVKQLVKFHPDYKEDLASIYVRTKDYKSALKVLDELDEELGISDSRDRLRNQIYNATGRKKAQIRNLEDRVDKNPDAEKNYLALIFRYSENNDKEKAFETAKKLLEINPESQLVHLALYKFYLDDNQAEKAIESMRIVLNSRQINGEPKLKVLADFIQFVSKNPKYESDLVDITSSVPEITTDVKTLTEVAQYYLLKNERKKALEYYKKAQNIEPNNFTILRNILLLHIDLKEYKLAEEKSDEALERYPSQPVLYLLNGVALNNLKQPQDAINSLETGLDYIIDNTKMEVDFYKQLGKAYTALNNFTKAKTFNDKAAKLELAN; this comes from the coding sequence ATGACTAACAAACACTTTAAAATATTACTTTTTATCCTCGGAATATATCTATTACCGCAATACAATGCTGCGCAAGTAGATTTTAATAATGTACCGCAAGACGATTTAGGTAATGTAAAGAGTGAATTTCAGGATTTGTTTTACGAAGCATTAAAGCAAAAAGGCATTGAAAATTATGATAAAGCTGTAGTTGCATTACAAAAATGTTTAGAAATCGATGACTCAGAGTCTATATTATATTTTGAATTAGGAAAAAATTACAATAAACTTAAAAATTTTGGTGCAGCAGAAGATGCTTTAAAAAAGGCAGTAAGTAAAGATCCTGATAATGAATGGTATTTAGACGAACTTTATGAAGCTTATGCACAGCAAAAAGACTATGACAAAGCAATAAAAACAGTAAAGCAACTTGTTAAATTTCATCCAGATTATAAAGAAGATTTAGCTTCAATTTATGTTAGAACAAAAGACTATAAAAGCGCTTTAAAAGTACTAGATGAATTAGATGAAGAACTAGGAATTTCAGATTCTAGAGACCGTTTAAGAAATCAAATTTATAATGCTACCGGAAGAAAAAAAGCACAAATTAGAAATCTTGAAGATCGAGTAGATAAAAATCCAGATGCCGAAAAAAACTATTTGGCATTAATTTTCCGCTACAGCGAAAACAACGATAAGGAAAAAGCTTTTGAAACAGCAAAAAAGCTTTTAGAAATAAATCCAGAATCTCAATTAGTGCATTTGGCATTGTACAAATTTTATCTTGATGATAATCAGGCAGAAAAAGCAATAGAATCTATGCGTATTGTGCTTAATAGCAGGCAAATTAATGGAGAACCAAAATTAAAGGTTTTAGCAGATTTTATTCAGTTTGTAAGTAAAAACCCTAAATACGAATCGGATTTAGTAGATATAACATCATCTGTACCAGAAATAACTACAGATGTAAAAACACTAACAGAAGTAGCACAATATTATTTACTAAAAAACGAAAGAAAAAAAGCTTTAGAATATTATAAAAAAGCTCAAAATATAGAGCCTAATAACTTTACAATATTGCGTAATATATTATTACTTCATATAGATTTAAAAGAATATAAATTAGCCGAAGAAAAAAGTGACGAAGCTTTAGAGCGTTATCCATCTCAGCCAGTTTTATATTTATTAAATGGAGTGGCGTTAAATAATTTAAAACAACCTCAAGACGCTATAAATAGTCTAGAAACAGGATTAGATTATATTATAGATAACACTAAAATGGAAGTAGATTTTTATAAGCAACTTGGTAAAGCTTATACCGCTTTAAACAATTTTACAAAAGCAAAAACGTTTAACGATAAAGCAGCAAAGCTAGAACTCGCAAACTAA
- a CDS encoding DUF4292 domain-containing protein — MNIKNTALYILILITTLFFSCKSSKTVTANGELNANASAKNIIKNIDKNASSFKTLNGRLKIESIQESKSQSYTVSLRMEKDKVIWLSKLGIVRAIITPNRVAFYNKLDGTYFDGDFSYLSNLLGTDLDFNKVQNMIIGEPIFKVNTKEYEASVFNKSYLLQPKQQQDLFELFLLINPSHFKMDSQQIAQPKEARVLEINYDNYQEVDKEILPENIKIIAVENDEQLLINLELKNLSLDETLRFPFTIPSGYKAIELK; from the coding sequence ATGAACATAAAAAATACCGCTTTATATATTTTAATATTAATTACAACATTGTTTTTTAGTTGTAAATCATCTAAAACAGTAACAGCAAATGGCGAATTGAACGCTAATGCTTCAGCTAAAAACATTATTAAAAATATAGATAAAAACGCTTCGTCTTTTAAAACGCTTAACGGCCGTTTAAAAATAGAAAGCATTCAGGAATCAAAATCACAATCTTACACAGTGTCATTACGTATGGAAAAAGACAAGGTGATTTGGTTAAGTAAATTAGGTATTGTTAGAGCAATTATTACTCCAAATAGAGTTGCTTTTTATAATAAATTAGATGGTACTTATTTTGATGGAGACTTTTCGTATTTAAGCAATTTATTAGGTACAGATTTAGACTTTAACAAAGTACAAAACATGATAATTGGTGAGCCAATATTTAAAGTTAATACTAAAGAATATGAAGCTTCGGTTTTTAATAAATCGTATTTATTACAACCAAAGCAACAACAAGATTTATTCGAGTTGTTTTTACTTATAAATCCATCACATTTTAAAATGGATTCTCAACAAATAGCACAACCAAAAGAAGCTCGTGTTTTAGAAATTAATTACGATAACTATCAAGAAGTCGATAAAGAAATTTTACCAGAAAACATTAAAATTATTGCAGTAGAAAATGATGAGCAACTACTTATTAACCTAGAATTGAAAAACTTATCTTTAGATGAAACACTACGTTTTCCTTTTACAATTCCTTCAGGTTATAAAGCTATAGAATTAAAATAA
- a CDS encoding murein hydrolase activator EnvC yields the protein MFKKNLYIFLGLCLFSIMFSFAQSSKQKELENRRLELTREINKINELLDSNKSKQKSQITVIEDLNYKVSVRENLIKVTNQQANLLTREINNNQKEISANREELKVLKDNYASMIRKSYKNKNKSSRVMFLLSSSNFKQAYKRIQYLNQYADYQKKQGENIRTKTEALQKSNQELLKKKEAKNKLIAENKIAQKALEKERKEHEVIMSAIKKDLNKYASQIKEKQREARKIDRAIDKIIRDAIAKSNKSKSKAAASSKGFALTAEAKALAKDFLSNKGKLPWPVEKGIVKVRYGRQPSPIDRTVTINSNGVRISTEKNAKVRAVFAGEVMSIIKQKRSNPTVLIKHGNYITVYKNLGKLSVKQGDKVSTKQEIGEVFTNPATGETVLRFSVYKDNATENPSSWIFKM from the coding sequence ATGTTTAAAAAAAACCTTTATATATTTTTAGGACTTTGCTTATTTAGCATCATGTTTTCTTTTGCACAAAGTAGCAAGCAAAAAGAATTAGAAAACCGTAGACTAGAATTAACAAGAGAAATTAATAAAATAAACGAACTGTTAGATTCTAATAAATCTAAGCAAAAATCTCAGATTACTGTTATAGAAGATTTAAACTATAAAGTAAGCGTACGTGAAAACCTTATAAAGGTCACAAACCAACAAGCAAATTTATTAACACGAGAGATTAATAATAACCAAAAAGAAATCTCTGCAAATAGAGAAGAGCTTAAAGTTTTAAAAGACAATTATGCGAGTATGATTAGAAAATCGTACAAAAACAAAAATAAAAGTAGTCGTGTAATGTTTTTGTTATCCTCAAGTAATTTTAAGCAGGCCTACAAACGTATACAGTATTTAAATCAATACGCAGATTACCAGAAAAAGCAAGGAGAAAATATTAGAACAAAAACAGAAGCTTTACAAAAAAGCAATCAAGAATTATTAAAGAAAAAGGAAGCGAAAAATAAACTTATTGCCGAAAATAAAATCGCTCAAAAAGCCTTAGAAAAAGAACGAAAAGAGCATGAGGTAATAATGAGTGCAATAAAAAAAGATTTAAACAAATACGCTTCTCAAATAAAAGAAAAACAACGTGAAGCTAGAAAAATAGATCGAGCAATAGATAAAATAATTAGAGATGCTATTGCAAAATCTAACAAATCTAAAAGTAAAGCAGCAGCATCGTCTAAAGGTTTTGCGCTTACTGCAGAAGCTAAGGCGCTTGCTAAAGACTTTTTAAGCAATAAAGGCAAATTGCCTTGGCCAGTTGAAAAAGGTATTGTAAAGGTGCGTTATGGGCGTCAACCATCGCCAATAGATAGAACTGTAACAATTAATAGTAACGGTGTAAGAATTTCTACCGAAAAAAATGCTAAAGTACGTGCTGTTTTTGCTGGTGAGGTAATGAGTATTATTAAGCAAAAACGAAGCAATCCAACCGTATTAATAAAACACGGTAATTACATTACAGTATATAAGAACTTAGGAAAACTATCTGTTAAACAAGGCGATAAAGTCTCTACAAAACAAGAAATTGGTGAAGTTTTTACAAATCCTGCTACTGGAGAAACGGTATTAAGATTTAGTGTTTATAAAGATAATGCCACCGAAAACCCATCGAGTTGGATTTTTAAGATGTAA
- a CDS encoding acyl-CoA thioesterase, producing MEAKTAKESRTIMTDMVLPGETNPINNLFGGELLARMDRAAGISARRHSRRIVVTASVNHVAFNRAIPLGSVVTVDAKVSRAFKSSMEIYIDVWIEDRESGIKDKANEAIYTFVAVDETGRPVRVPELIPETKLEIERFEAALRRKQLSLVLAGKMKPDDATELKALFE from the coding sequence ATGGAAGCAAAAACAGCAAAAGAGTCTAGAACAATAATGACAGATATGGTTTTACCTGGTGAAACCAACCCAATTAATAACTTATTTGGTGGAGAATTGTTAGCAAGAATGGATCGTGCGGCAGGAATTAGTGCGCGTCGTCATTCTCGTAGAATTGTTGTAACAGCATCTGTAAATCACGTAGCTTTTAATCGTGCTATTCCTTTAGGAAGTGTTGTAACGGTAGATGCCAAAGTTTCTCGTGCTTTTAAAAGCTCTATGGAAATTTATATAGACGTTTGGATTGAAGACAGAGAATCTGGAATAAAAGATAAAGCCAACGAAGCTATTTATACTTTTGTTGCTGTAGATGAAACAGGAAGACCTGTACGTGTACCAGAATTAATACCTGAAACCAAATTAGAAATTGAACGTTTTGAAGCAGCTTTAAGACGTAAACAATTAAGCTTAGTATTAGCTGGAAAAATGAAACCAGATGATGCCACAGAGTTAAAAGCTTTGTTTGAGTAA
- a CDS encoding SPOR domain-containing protein — protein MQLEHYISDLLYRYECVTVPNFGAFLSQRVPATVHETTNAFYPPKKSLAFNEQIQTNDGLLVSYIADVEKIPFETASLKIEKRVKSLKSCLTQGETLAFKNIGDLKLNTEGKIEFSPSYHLNYLTDAFGLAQYTSPKISREVYKEEVETIENVVPITVSQEKRKARPYFKYAAIALIALTITGFGASKYYVDGVAAHNEIAQEEANLALDNEVQEATFVISNPLPAIKLNVTKQSGNYHLVAGAYRVEANSDKKVEQLIAEGFKARKIGVNQYGLHQVAYNSFTNRDEAMKALNTIRQNSNRDAWLLVKKLD, from the coding sequence ATGCAATTAGAACACTACATAAGCGATTTACTATACCGTTACGAATGCGTTACTGTGCCTAACTTTGGAGCCTTTTTATCGCAACGCGTACCAGCAACTGTACACGAAACTACCAATGCGTTTTATCCGCCAAAAAAGAGCTTAGCTTTTAATGAGCAGATACAAACTAATGATGGTTTATTAGTAAGTTATATAGCAGATGTAGAGAAAATTCCTTTTGAAACCGCTTCGTTAAAAATTGAAAAACGTGTAAAGTCTTTAAAGTCTTGTTTAACCCAAGGTGAGACACTTGCCTTTAAAAACATTGGTGACTTAAAATTAAATACTGAAGGCAAAATAGAATTTAGCCCAAGCTATCATTTAAATTATTTAACAGATGCTTTTGGCTTAGCACAGTATACTTCTCCAAAAATTTCGCGTGAAGTTTATAAAGAAGAAGTAGAAACTATTGAAAACGTTGTACCTATTACCGTTTCTCAAGAAAAACGAAAAGCAAGACCGTACTTTAAATATGCTGCTATTGCATTAATTGCTTTAACTATCACAGGTTTTGGTGCTTCTAAATACTATGTAGATGGTGTTGCTGCACATAATGAAATTGCTCAAGAAGAAGCTAATTTAGCATTAGATAACGAAGTACAAGAAGCTACTTTTGTTATTAGCAATCCCTTACCTGCAATAAAATTAAATGTTACTAAGCAAAGCGGAAATTATCACCTTGTTGCTGGTGCTTATAGAGTTGAAGCAAATTCTGACAAAAAAGTAGAACAATTAATTGCTGAAGGTTTTAAAGCTAGAAAAATAGGTGTTAACCAATACGGTTTACATCAAGTGGCTTATAATAGCTTTACTAATAGAGATGAAGCAATGAAAGCTTTAAACACTATTCGCCAGAATAGTAATCGTGATGCTTGGTTATTAGTTAAGAAGTTAGACTAA
- the dprA gene encoding DNA-processing protein DprA, whose protein sequence is MTENELLYALALQNVPKIGDTIAKKLIAHCGSPEAVLKEKKQNLLKIDGIGHVTIKDLFANNHLEAAEAELRFIKTEGIKAHYFTSEAYPEKLKHCIDSPILLFESGNINLNNRHIISIVGARKITTSGIAFCEKLVEALAVYNPIIVSGYAYGTDITAHKAAIDNKLQTIACLAHGLNQIYPKGHKKYMAAVENNGGFYTDFWSTDAFDRNNFLKRNRIIAGISEATIVIESAEKGGSLVTADIANSYNRDVFAVPGRTTDSQSVGCNNLIKQQKAHLLSTPLDVPYLLNWQLEDKQKPVVQKQLFVELDANEKVIYNYLKDNDKQMLDVIALNCNMPIYKLAGILLNMELKGIVRPLPGKLFEVI, encoded by the coding sequence ATGACAGAAAATGAATTGCTCTATGCTTTAGCCTTGCAAAATGTACCAAAAATTGGAGATACTATTGCAAAAAAACTTATTGCGCACTGTGGTTCGCCAGAAGCCGTATTAAAAGAAAAGAAGCAAAACCTATTAAAAATTGATGGTATTGGTCATGTTACAATTAAAGATTTATTTGCCAATAACCATTTAGAAGCGGCAGAAGCCGAATTGCGTTTTATTAAAACCGAAGGCATAAAAGCACATTATTTTACTTCTGAAGCATATCCTGAAAAATTAAAACATTGTATCGATAGCCCAATTTTATTATTTGAAAGCGGAAACATTAACTTAAATAATAGACATATTATTAGTATTGTTGGTGCTAGAAAAATTACAACTTCTGGCATTGCTTTTTGTGAAAAACTAGTTGAAGCTTTAGCGGTTTATAATCCTATTATAGTATCTGGTTATGCTTATGGTACAGATATTACTGCACATAAAGCTGCAATAGATAATAAGTTACAAACTATTGCATGTTTAGCACATGGATTAAACCAAATATACCCTAAAGGACACAAAAAATATATGGCTGCGGTTGAAAATAATGGTGGTTTTTACACAGATTTTTGGAGTACAGATGCTTTTGACCGCAACAATTTTTTAAAACGAAACCGTATAATCGCAGGTATTAGTGAAGCAACAATAGTTATAGAAAGTGCCGAAAAAGGAGGAAGTTTAGTTACTGCAGATATTGCTAATTCTTATAATCGTGATGTTTTTGCAGTTCCTGGCCGTACTACAGATTCTCAAAGTGTTGGTTGTAATAATTTAATAAAGCAGCAAAAAGCACATTTATTATCTACACCATTAGATGTACCATATTTGCTAAATTGGCAATTGGAAGATAAACAAAAACCTGTTGTACAAAAACAATTGTTTGTAGAGCTTGATGCTAACGAAAAAGTAATTTATAATTATTTAAAAGATAACGACAAGCAAATGCTTGACGTTATCGCTTTAAACTGTAACATGCCAATTTATAAACTTGCTGGAATATTATTAAATATGGAGTTAAAAGGTATTGTTAGGCCTTTACCAGGGAAACTGTTTGAAGTTATTTAG